A window of Acinetobacter sp. TR3 contains these coding sequences:
- a CDS encoding phage tail tape measure protein, translated as MSQLNLSAVLQIVDEATRPLKQIQNQSELNNDSIEKLTHTIKQLNQTMSSGRNNQYNNSLRQQRSEFQLVKTAATLVNNEYQRITRTLATLHQKTQQVNNSLKEHRATLRQDAKSMAIGAIGAGYAASIPLKAFADAEDASMKLKVSMMDTSGQVASEFKQINELATKLGSRLPGTNADFQLMMATLVQQGISFKSILGGTGEAAGNLAVLLKMPFDQAAEFAAKMQDATQTAEKDMLSLMDTIQRTSYLGVDPSNMLGGFAKLGAGMKTIKQLGLEGANAMAPLLVMADQSGMSDLSSAGNALSKTFKAMLDQGKIDKALAGTKLKMDFSDGKGEFGGLDKMFKELEKLKNFSTQDRLPIISDIFGNDAENIQILNLLIDKGQAGYNDTIAKMKRQANLQTRINAQLSTLTNLWDQAKGAGTNAMVSIVEAIAPDIKEVVNRISEIAEKVSTWAKANPELIRQIANIIKKLIILKLATMGISYTFSLMFSGIFAIILGITKLGVAFFVLNAIADKFGVKLPTKFRAYWTAIKYLTRHIFILIRSAFPLLGVAIRLLVMSLLTNPFTLWIAGLAIVIRLIYQFRQPIGAFITGFVQGFQDGFATTQQIISDFWETLKAKFTPLQTLVNWLSEAFTTFKGVINEILTPMQATNEQLNNANNYGHTMGMWLSIVVAALIAMKTALTAVAAVQSILVFLNALRIVFIGNAIAAWAFVAPFAPILLAIGLLAVAAFLIIKNWQPISAFFQNLWAGIKERFTGAIDAIKSKLQEWGTAFSNFFTSKIQAAIEKINLLIGLANKIPGINIPQISNINTTNTSNAGTTQTKPLKAQVIPPLKAAGAAAAPVTNHFAAPNITITGVTDPKQVGQIVEQKLKLQQSAQAAAQRRTFSDRT; from the coding sequence ATGAGCCAACTTAATTTAAGTGCTGTATTACAAATTGTGGATGAAGCTACACGTCCACTAAAGCAAATACAAAACCAATCAGAACTCAATAACGATAGTATTGAAAAGTTGACTCATACTATCAAGCAACTCAATCAAACGATGAGCTCTGGTCGGAACAATCAATACAACAATTCACTGCGACAACAACGCAGTGAATTTCAGCTTGTTAAAACAGCAGCCACACTTGTTAATAATGAATATCAGCGTATAACCAGAACGTTGGCTACACTCCACCAGAAAACACAACAGGTCAACAATAGTTTAAAAGAACATCGTGCAACTCTACGCCAAGATGCAAAAAGTATGGCAATTGGTGCAATTGGTGCTGGATATGCAGCTTCTATTCCATTAAAAGCCTTTGCAGATGCCGAAGATGCATCTATGAAGCTCAAAGTCTCTATGATGGATACCAGTGGGCAAGTTGCATCCGAGTTCAAACAAATTAATGAACTCGCAACTAAACTCGGATCACGATTACCAGGCACTAATGCCGATTTCCAATTGATGATGGCAACGCTAGTCCAACAAGGTATTAGCTTTAAATCAATTCTGGGAGGGACTGGAGAAGCAGCTGGTAATTTAGCAGTACTTCTCAAAATGCCATTCGATCAAGCAGCCGAATTTGCAGCAAAAATGCAAGATGCAACACAAACTGCCGAAAAAGACATGCTCAGTTTAATGGATACAATCCAGCGCACATCATACTTAGGTGTCGATCCAAGCAATATGTTAGGTGGTTTTGCTAAGTTAGGAGCTGGCATGAAAACCATCAAGCAACTTGGTTTAGAGGGTGCAAATGCAATGGCACCGCTTTTAGTCATGGCAGATCAAAGTGGTATGTCAGATTTAAGTAGTGCTGGAAATGCCCTTAGTAAAACATTCAAAGCCATGCTTGATCAGGGAAAAATCGACAAAGCACTCGCTGGCACAAAACTAAAAATGGATTTTAGTGATGGCAAAGGTGAATTTGGCGGTCTCGACAAAATGTTCAAAGAGTTGGAGAAATTAAAGAATTTCTCAACCCAAGACAGACTACCGATCATCTCTGATATTTTTGGTAATGATGCAGAAAATATCCAAATTCTGAACTTGTTGATTGACAAAGGACAGGCTGGTTATAACGACACTATTGCAAAGATGAAACGTCAGGCTAACTTGCAGACTCGTATCAATGCACAGTTAAGTACACTGACAAATCTATGGGATCAAGCCAAAGGTGCTGGCACAAATGCAATGGTATCTATTGTTGAAGCCATCGCTCCAGACATCAAAGAAGTGGTCAATCGTATTAGTGAAATTGCAGAAAAAGTTAGCACATGGGCTAAAGCAAATCCTGAATTAATCAGGCAGATTGCCAACATTATCAAAAAGCTAATTATTCTAAAATTAGCAACAATGGGAATAAGCTACACATTCAGTTTAATGTTTAGTGGAATATTTGCAATCATTCTAGGCATCACCAAACTGGGTGTTGCATTCTTTGTGTTGAATGCAATTGCAGATAAATTTGGTGTGAAATTACCAACAAAGTTCAGAGCTTACTGGACAGCAATCAAATACCTAACACGTCATATTTTTATTTTAATTCGCAGTGCATTTCCATTACTTGGTGTTGCAATTCGATTACTCGTCATGTCGCTTTTAACAAATCCATTCACACTTTGGATTGCTGGACTAGCGATTGTAATACGTCTGATCTATCAATTTAGACAGCCTATTGGTGCATTCATCACAGGTTTTGTACAAGGCTTTCAAGATGGTTTTGCAACAACGCAGCAAATCATTTCTGATTTTTGGGAGACTTTGAAAGCAAAATTTACTCCATTGCAAACACTTGTAAACTGGCTCAGTGAAGCATTTACAACATTCAAAGGTGTCATCAATGAAATTCTAACACCGATGCAAGCAACAAATGAGCAGCTTAATAACGCAAACAACTACGGTCATACAATGGGGATGTGGCTCAGCATCGTTGTTGCAGCATTAATTGCAATGAAAACAGCACTCACAGCCGTTGCAGCAGTACAAAGCATCTTGGTCTTTTTAAATGCTCTAAGAATCGTTTTTATTGGCAATGCTATCGCAGCATGGGCTTTTGTCGCACCATTTGCGCCGATTCTACTTGCGATTGGATTGCTTGCCGTTGCAGCATTCCTAATCATTAAAAATTGGCAACCAATCTCTGCTTTCTTTCAGAACTTGTGGGCAGGAATCAAAGAACGGTTTACTGGTGCAATTGATGCAATCAAATCAAAACTACAAGAATGGGGAACAGCTTTTAGTAATTTCTTCACATCAAAAATTCAAGCTGCGATTGAGAAGATCAATCTGTTGATCGGACTGGCAAACAAAATACCTGGTATCAATATTCCACAAATTTCGAATATTAATACCACAAATACAAGTAATGCTGGAACAACACAGACTAAGCCTTTAAAAGCACAAGTCATTCCACCGCTAAAAGCTGCTGGAGCTGCTGCTGCACCTGTAACTAACCATTTTGCAGCACCCAATATCACCATCACAGGCGTAACAGATCCGAAGCAAGTCGGACAAATCGTTGAGCAAAAACTGAAACTACAACAAAGTGCTCAAGCAGCTGCTCAACGACGAACATTCAGTGATAGAACGTAA
- a CDS encoding phage tail protein: MLMALGQFLFTTDVLSFDALQRQRQWKYASNQVARGRDAVQFMGVGDDVVTLKGKIYEEHGFGKRQSIDELAAMADQGHGYVLIDGSGYIYGVYKIDSIDEDKDTFIDVGVSRKIDFSIKLTHTDDQP; encoded by the coding sequence ATGTTAATGGCATTAGGACAATTCCTGTTTACGACTGACGTTCTCAGCTTTGATGCACTACAACGTCAACGCCAATGGAAATATGCAAGCAATCAAGTCGCTAGAGGACGAGATGCTGTGCAATTTATGGGTGTGGGTGATGACGTTGTCACGCTGAAAGGAAAAATCTATGAAGAACACGGCTTTGGTAAACGACAAAGCATTGATGAATTGGCAGCGATGGCAGATCAAGGTCATGGTTATGTTTTGATAGATGGCAGCGGTTATATTTATGGTGTCTACAAAATTGATTCTATTGACGAAGACAAAGACACCTTTATCGATGTCGGTGTTTCCCGAAAAATTGACTTCAGTATCAAACTAACACATACGGATGATCAACCATGA
- a CDS encoding contractile injection system protein, VgrG/Pvc8 family, whose protein sequence is MRTPICILTANDKPLNALITARIISVKVTDNRADEADQLEISLDDSDGALDFPKRGVKINCKFGWRGHSMHDKGDFIVDECGWGGPADTLTIRASAANFKSNIKTEKSKSFHQKKLGEIAKSIASANNLKLNINNELAKINIQHIDQTNESDLNFLRRLAQQNGAEMTVKKGQLLIFKAGSGLTASGKKLPSITITKNDGDQYDYSEEDRDSDYTGVSARYTDHGKATKKRVTSGNPEVKGGGDDANTKTKVLKGTFASKDEAQRAADAEMSKKQRQKAKFTFNTAYGIPEVSTETPVTLLGFKKQIDQLKWIVSKATHDYSSSGFKTDLELEASV, encoded by the coding sequence ATGAGAACACCAATCTGCATACTAACAGCCAACGACAAGCCATTAAATGCACTTATTACAGCTCGAATCATATCTGTCAAAGTCACAGATAATCGTGCGGATGAAGCAGATCAGTTAGAAATATCACTCGATGACAGTGATGGCGCATTAGACTTTCCAAAACGAGGGGTAAAAATCAACTGTAAATTCGGGTGGCGTGGACATTCCATGCATGACAAAGGCGATTTTATTGTTGATGAATGTGGCTGGGGTGGGCCTGCTGATACACTGACTATTCGAGCTTCAGCAGCAAATTTTAAAAGCAACATCAAGACTGAAAAAAGCAAATCATTTCATCAAAAAAAATTAGGTGAAATTGCAAAAAGTATTGCTAGTGCAAATAATCTCAAACTCAATATAAATAATGAGCTTGCAAAAATTAACATTCAGCACATTGATCAAACCAATGAATCAGACTTGAACTTTCTCAGACGTTTGGCACAACAAAATGGTGCTGAAATGACAGTTAAGAAGGGACAACTACTTATATTCAAAGCAGGTTCAGGACTAACCGCTTCAGGAAAGAAACTTCCCAGCATCACAATCACTAAAAATGATGGTGATCAATATGATTACAGTGAGGAAGATAGAGATAGCGACTATACAGGCGTTTCAGCACGTTATACAGATCATGGAAAAGCAACAAAAAAACGAGTCACTTCAGGAAATCCAGAAGTGAAAGGCGGTGGTGATGATGCAAATACAAAGACAAAAGTATTAAAAGGAACATTTGCATCGAAAGATGAAGCACAGCGAGCAGCTGACGCAGAAATGTCAAAGAAACAACGCCAGAAAGCAAAATTTACTTTCAATACAGCATACGGTATTCCAGAAGTTTCAACTGAAACCCCTGTTACTTTACTTGGTTTCAAAAAACAGATAGATCAGCTTAAATGGATCGTTTCTAAAGCAACACATGATTACAGCTCAAGTGGATTCAAAACTGACCTTGAACTTGAAGCCAGCGTTTAA
- a CDS encoding helix-turn-helix domain-containing protein, giving the protein MDIENNDSIGSRLGKERLRFGFTQLELAEKLDLDKQTVYRYENDKRMMKIDDLQKLLGLGFDVIFILSGKNSDSANHLTQRDKDWLALYKQTNVNQREALFTMAQSFASSFPSDIAD; this is encoded by the coding sequence ATGGATATAGAAAATAACGATAGTATCGGCTCTCGTTTAGGAAAAGAGCGATTGAGGTTCGGGTTCACACAATTAGAATTGGCTGAAAAACTCGATTTAGACAAACAAACGGTTTATCGTTATGAAAACGATAAAAGAATGATGAAAATTGATGACTTACAAAAATTGCTCGGACTAGGTTTTGATGTGATTTTTATATTGTCTGGGAAGAACAGTGATTCAGCTAACCATTTAACACAACGAGATAAAGACTGGCTGGCGTTATATAAGCAAACTAACGTCAACCAGCGCGAAGCGCTGTTTACGATGGCGCAGAGTTTCGCTTCCTCATTTCCTTCTGATATTGCTGATTAA
- a CDS encoding ogr/Delta-like zinc finger family protein, protein MSRSIGIYCPHCGTRMYVNGRKQPSPVLHKLVVSCKNQRCLASYNAHVEIVSAIQKSLTPSDEVSSIQNLHPWFKELEFLVQSIEVNPSAAKDSIGHIKGFIQALQICSLIDLSEAQRYTRRINNLSLFPTDMTQ, encoded by the coding sequence ATGAGTAGATCTATTGGTATTTATTGCCCACATTGTGGCACACGTATGTACGTCAATGGACGTAAACAACCCTCTCCTGTTTTACATAAACTTGTTGTTTCATGCAAAAACCAACGCTGTTTAGCAAGTTACAACGCACACGTTGAAATTGTATCAGCGATACAAAAAAGCTTAACCCCTTCAGATGAAGTCAGTTCGATCCAAAACTTACACCCATGGTTCAAAGAGCTTGAGTTCCTTGTACAAAGTATTGAAGTCAATCCAAGTGCAGCAAAAGATTCAATTGGTCATATCAAAGGCTTTATTCAAGCACTACAGATTTGCAGCTTGATCGATCTATCAGAAGCACAGCGATATACACGACGAATTAACAATCTTTCACTATTTCCAACGGATATGACTCAATGA
- a CDS encoding toprim domain-containing protein, with translation MSIQQKIDRHLNDIFQFKLVKGWYREGRCPQCNKKSCYTHAEKPRIIKCNHQNNCGYEEHVKEICADLFKDWTAEFPKTKENPTASADAYLVEARGLDITKLKGMYTQEIFNNDKKYPGQYSATVRFKLAGADNVYWERLIDRTERFGSQKANIINKFTGLYWTYHQKFDDLCISKEVWLPEGIFNSIALSFNNIVSAATISSNNYPTKLLEQIKQRCEVLQVPLPTLVWAFDNDDAGRKATRKFHDRAVEDGWDSTAAFPILAKDSDLDWNDLHERGLLTEADDLKRYRHFGQLHIAKSEYEAAHLIYNYHNQKKNTFSFTHQYQTYWFSLDNDKYQKEYDVQLQIKDSAKEAEEEALKQAGKVELVCKAIIKGLYFQRNTITDESWYYFKIIDGISDPVNATFTTEQFTSKQNFTNRLLNISKGAWWLGNDKQLQTIMLRETDKRYIKEVKTIDFIGYSKEYRAYIFNKHAVYKGKVIHINDQDFYRTGKVDVKTLSNSPVVQLNPEPFQPTWWQDFYQINREKGLILLAWWTGSFFAEQIREKHYSYPFMEYVGQAGAGKSSLIDFFWKLSARVGAKEGINPNSSSPAAIHRSMAQVSNLPVVFIEGDRKTDQKQAKQKFDWDELKDAFNGQNIRSRGLKTSGNDTYEPPFRGAILISQNDPINATEAILSRTLHIYVDMQGHTYEKKLIANRLYGIEFSEAAKYMTHCLKQEDNILKTFFEKFGEIEKEFHQSGISHTRIALCHAQISAMIDALAAHVLKDTIDLEEICDAKRMLEEMARSRMNDLSDDHVQVKQFWEVYEYLNGIKRNANFSLNHHNHNDPNIAINLNEIYKAASMNYQALPDINDMRTLLKSSKKYKFIEMNKQVRSTSFPVDEGKNVSADIATPRNVKCWIFSNPNQFKPQ, from the coding sequence ATGAGCATTCAACAAAAAATTGATAGGCATCTAAATGACATCTTTCAGTTCAAGCTTGTAAAAGGTTGGTATCGTGAAGGTAGATGTCCACAATGCAACAAAAAATCTTGCTATACCCATGCTGAAAAACCACGCATCATTAAATGTAACCACCAAAATAATTGTGGTTACGAAGAGCACGTAAAAGAAATTTGTGCAGACTTATTTAAAGACTGGACAGCGGAATTCCCTAAAACGAAGGAAAATCCAACCGCCAGTGCCGATGCATACTTGGTTGAAGCACGAGGCTTGGACATTACAAAACTCAAAGGCATGTACACCCAAGAGATATTTAACAACGACAAAAAATATCCTGGTCAATACAGTGCCACAGTCCGTTTTAAACTCGCAGGGGCTGACAATGTTTATTGGGAACGCTTGATTGACCGTACCGAACGCTTTGGCAGTCAAAAAGCTAATATCATCAATAAATTCACAGGACTTTATTGGACCTATCACCAAAAATTTGATGACCTTTGTATCAGCAAGGAAGTATGGCTACCTGAAGGGATTTTTAACAGCATTGCACTCAGCTTTAATAATATTGTCAGTGCAGCAACCATCTCATCAAATAACTATCCAACTAAGCTCCTCGAGCAGATCAAACAACGTTGTGAAGTGCTTCAAGTTCCCCTCCCAACACTGGTATGGGCATTTGACAATGATGACGCAGGCAGAAAGGCAACTCGTAAATTTCACGACCGTGCAGTCGAAGATGGCTGGGACTCAACCGCAGCATTCCCAATACTTGCAAAAGATTCTGACCTTGACTGGAACGACTTACACGAACGTGGGCTTTTGACTGAAGCGGATGACCTTAAACGCTACCGCCATTTTGGACAGCTCCATATTGCAAAAAGTGAATATGAAGCGGCTCACCTCATTTACAACTACCACAACCAAAAGAAAAATACCTTCAGCTTTACACACCAATATCAAACCTATTGGTTCAGTTTAGACAATGATAAATATCAAAAAGAATATGACGTTCAACTACAGATAAAAGACTCAGCAAAAGAAGCAGAAGAAGAGGCACTGAAACAAGCAGGCAAAGTTGAACTGGTCTGTAAAGCCATCATCAAAGGGCTCTACTTTCAACGCAACACAATTACTGACGAATCATGGTACTACTTCAAGATCATTGATGGCATTAGTGATCCAGTCAATGCCACATTTACCACTGAACAATTCACATCAAAACAAAACTTTACCAACCGTCTACTCAATATTAGCAAAGGGGCTTGGTGGCTTGGTAATGACAAACAGCTTCAAACCATCATGCTCCGTGAAACGGATAAACGATATATCAAAGAAGTTAAAACCATTGATTTTATTGGCTATAGCAAAGAATACCGTGCCTATATTTTCAATAAACATGCTGTTTATAAAGGGAAAGTTATCCACATTAATGATCAGGATTTCTACAGAACAGGCAAAGTCGACGTAAAAACTTTATCAAACAGTCCAGTTGTACAATTGAATCCTGAACCATTCCAACCAACTTGGTGGCAAGACTTTTACCAAATTAACCGAGAAAAAGGACTGATTTTATTGGCATGGTGGACTGGATCATTTTTTGCAGAGCAGATCCGTGAAAAACACTATTCATACCCTTTTATGGAATATGTTGGTCAAGCTGGTGCTGGTAAATCATCTTTAATTGATTTTTTCTGGAAACTATCAGCACGAGTTGGCGCAAAAGAAGGTATCAATCCGAACAGCTCCTCTCCAGCAGCGATTCACCGTTCAATGGCACAGGTTTCTAATTTACCTGTGGTATTTATTGAGGGTGACCGCAAAACAGACCAAAAACAAGCAAAGCAGAAGTTTGATTGGGACGAACTTAAAGATGCATTCAATGGACAGAACATTCGCTCACGTGGTCTAAAAACATCAGGCAACGATACCTATGAGCCACCATTTCGTGGTGCGATCTTGATCAGCCAAAACGATCCAATTAATGCGACTGAAGCAATTCTCAGCCGTACATTACATATCTATGTTGATATGCAAGGGCATACATATGAAAAGAAACTGATTGCAAACCGTTTATATGGGATCGAATTTTCAGAAGCTGCAAAATACATGACGCATTGTCTAAAACAAGAAGACAATATTTTAAAAACGTTTTTTGAGAAGTTCGGAGAAATCGAAAAGGAATTTCACCAAAGTGGCATTTCACATACTCGTATTGCCCTATGTCATGCACAGATCTCAGCGATGATCGACGCACTCGCAGCGCATGTTTTAAAAGACACAATTGATCTAGAAGAAATATGCGATGCCAAACGCATGCTTGAAGAAATGGCACGTTCACGCATGAATGACTTATCAGATGATCATGTTCAAGTGAAGCAGTTCTGGGAAGTTTACGAATACTTAAATGGTATCAAACGCAACGCCAATTTCTCACTCAACCATCACAACCATAACGATCCGAACATTGCGATCAATTTAAACGAAATCTACAAAGCAGCATCAATGAATTATCAGGCATTACCTGACATTAACGACATGCGCACTCTGCTCAAATCAAGCAAAAAATACAAATTCATAGAGATGAATAAACAAGTTCGCTCAACCAGTTTCCCTGTTGATGAAGGCAAAAATGTAAGTGCCGACATCGCAACACCACGCAACGTCAAATGCTGGATTTTCAGCAATCCTAACCAGTTCAAACCACAGTAG
- a CDS encoding DUF2528 family protein, translating into MQNDSTVETEQAEIPVHLQCEPRTFKVTYDKFSDVCELEFTIIIKCTDEMLHEHNNFWAGYNDRLNENNGDIVAVMLKMIARDVFYACYEDKANVGIPPYKWGINTIFQEEGWDCNSFEITKLHFESYVNGDDFEITPISVEG; encoded by the coding sequence ATGCAAAACGATTCTACAGTAGAAACAGAACAAGCGGAAATCCCTGTCCATTTACAGTGCGAACCACGTACTTTTAAGGTCACTTATGACAAATTCAGCGATGTATGTGAACTGGAATTCACCATCATCATTAAATGTACTGACGAAATGCTCCATGAACACAATAATTTTTGGGCTGGTTATAACGATCGACTAAATGAAAATAATGGAGATATTGTCGCTGTCATGCTGAAAATGATAGCTAGAGATGTCTTTTATGCCTGTTATGAAGACAAAGCAAATGTAGGTATACCACCATATAAATGGGGAATAAATACTATTTTTCAGGAGGAAGGTTGGGATTGCAACAGTTTTGAAATAACCAAACTTCATTTTGAAAGTTATGTAAATGGCGATGATTTTGAAATCACACCTATTTCGGTTGAGGGATAA
- the ssb gene encoding single-stranded DNA-binding protein translates to MRGVNKVILVGSLGADPQKKGFPNGGSYAQFSIATSESWQDKQTGEWKENTEWHRIVANGRLGDIAAQYLKKGSKVYVEGSLRTRLWKDQNNVERYITEVKLNSMQMLDSAPQANPY, encoded by the coding sequence ATGAGAGGCGTAAATAAAGTTATTTTAGTCGGTTCTCTTGGTGCAGATCCGCAGAAAAAAGGTTTTCCAAATGGCGGATCATATGCCCAATTTTCAATAGCAACATCTGAAAGTTGGCAAGATAAGCAAACTGGGGAATGGAAAGAAAATACAGAATGGCATCGCATTGTTGCCAACGGGAGATTGGGCGATATCGCTGCACAATATCTAAAAAAAGGTTCAAAAGTTTATGTCGAGGGTTCTCTCCGAACACGATTGTGGAAAGACCAGAATAATGTTGAACGCTATATCACTGAAGTGAAGCTCAACAGCATGCAGATGCTCGACTCAGCCCCACAAGCAAACCCATATTAA
- a CDS encoding 3'-5' exonuclease, translated as MSSIIFDTETNKLHGDIIQAAYINIQIDDGEVSNSGSFMLQNFKPNEAIDFEAMAVHNIIADDLKDCPSFTQCCIPKVEYVIGHSIDYDMEALQRAGQFEPFMKRICTLAIMRYLYPQLKSHKLGVLCYQFSENLSETRELNKYSHNALTDCYLTQVIVENIVKTQAIKTIDELHQLSEKARYPTHFYWGKFKGRKISDIDSVDLIEILNKESDRYVLTAIEEELYIRDQLELKLG; from the coding sequence ATGAGTTCAATCATTTTTGATACCGAAACAAATAAGCTACACGGTGACATCATCCAAGCTGCTTACATCAATATTCAAATTGATGATGGTGAGGTCAGCAATAGTGGTTCATTTATGCTGCAAAACTTCAAACCGAACGAAGCCATTGATTTCGAAGCAATGGCAGTTCACAACATCATCGCGGACGATCTTAAAGATTGCCCATCATTTACACAATGCTGCATCCCAAAAGTTGAGTATGTGATCGGACATTCTATCGATTACGACATGGAAGCTTTACAGCGAGCTGGTCAATTTGAACCGTTTATGAAACGTATATGTACACTTGCGATCATGCGTTACCTATATCCACAATTGAAGAGTCATAAGCTCGGAGTACTGTGCTATCAATTTTCTGAAAATTTGTCTGAAACAAGGGAGTTAAATAAATATAGTCACAATGCACTTACAGACTGCTATTTAACACAAGTTATTGTCGAGAATATCGTTAAAACTCAAGCTATTAAAACGATTGATGAGCTACACCAACTTTCAGAAAAGGCACGGTACCCTACTCATTTTTATTGGGGAAAATTTAAAGGTAGGAAAATTTCGGATATTGATTCAGTAGATTTAATCGAGATACTAAACAAAGAAAGCGATCGTTATGTATTAACGGCCATCGAAGAAGAGTTATATATTCGAGACCAATTGGAGCTTAAATTAGGATGA
- a CDS encoding tyrosine-type recombinase/integrase translates to MYRSVYQLKNGKWRAEVKVDDVRKTKVHQSEFAAKNWAKQIERDIILNNQTLAALRSDVVLTLSEALTRYSNEVSAHKKTGKKEKQRIEYFKNTLKNIDWPLVKYKSEFLADYRDEVMKRSIKPLKPSTVRRDFSLLSSFFSWCREKKWIQHNLVSEVKLPPKPVNRERRIEQLEIEKMLAALKYIPGAIPQTKMQEVALIWLIALATGMRSGEIVNRLPREVLLAKRLVILPDTKNGTVRKVPLDTFAVELWTLAMKIDRKASPKVFTVSDSSRDALFRKARKQAGLDGVDLTFHDSRHEAASLMARRLKNALTLCKVFGWKDPKFALVYYNPTNDEIVDELDQTQNKILE, encoded by the coding sequence ATGTATAGGTCTGTTTATCAACTTAAAAATGGGAAATGGCGAGCTGAAGTAAAGGTCGACGATGTTCGTAAAACCAAAGTTCATCAAAGTGAATTTGCTGCTAAGAATTGGGCGAAGCAAATTGAACGTGACATTATTTTAAATAATCAGACTTTAGCTGCATTGAGATCCGATGTCGTACTTACATTATCTGAAGCATTGACTCGTTATTCTAATGAAGTCTCAGCACATAAAAAAACAGGAAAAAAAGAAAAACAACGTATCGAGTATTTCAAAAATACTTTGAAAAATATTGATTGGCCGTTAGTGAAATACAAGTCCGAATTTTTAGCTGATTATCGTGACGAAGTAATGAAGCGGTCGATAAAACCGTTAAAGCCAAGTACTGTTAGACGAGACTTTTCCTTGTTGTCTTCATTTTTTTCATGGTGCAGAGAGAAAAAGTGGATTCAACATAATCTTGTTTCTGAAGTTAAATTGCCTCCGAAGCCTGTAAATCGTGAACGTCGTATCGAGCAGCTTGAAATTGAAAAGATGTTGGCTGCATTAAAATATATACCTGGTGCAATTCCACAGACAAAAATGCAGGAAGTCGCATTAATTTGGCTGATAGCATTGGCAACTGGTATGAGATCTGGCGAAATTGTAAATCGTTTGCCGAGGGAAGTACTTCTGGCTAAGAGGCTGGTCATTTTACCCGATACAAAGAATGGCACCGTACGTAAAGTCCCATTAGATACGTTTGCTGTTGAGCTTTGGACTTTGGCTATGAAGATTGATCGAAAAGCATCTCCAAAAGTTTTTACAGTCAGCGATTCCTCTAGAGATGCATTGTTTAGAAAAGCAAGAAAACAGGCTGGACTGGATGGCGTGGATCTCACTTTCCATGATTCACGTCATGAAGCTGCATCTCTGATGGCTCGACGTTTAAAGAATGCATTAACGCTTTGCAAAGTGTTCGGCTGGAAAGACCCTAAGTTTGCACTTGTTTATTACAACCCAACCAATGATGAGATTGTAGACGAGCTGGATCAGACTCAGAATAAAATATTGGAATAA